In Thalassococcus sp. S3, the sequence GCGACAGCTCTATTTTCTTTTCATAGGCGAACGGCACGAGTGCTGACGTGGCCGTTTCAGCCGGGACGCGAAGGTCCAGCGGGTCGGCATCGACGACCTGCATTCCATCGGCTCGCGCCGCCGCCAGCACCTGCTGCACTGTGCGCGACAGGTGTGTGACATCGGCCCGCAACTGGTCCGCCGTCTCGCCGGGTGGCAGCGCGTCGAGGCGCGCCGTCAGCACGGCCACGGGCGTCCGCAGGGCATGCGCGACCTCCGCCGCGCGCCGCGTCTCGGCATCGAGCGCCTTGCCCAGCCGGTCGAGAGCGCGCTGCGTCGCATCCGTCAGGTCGGCAATCTCGGCCGGAAGCCGGCCCGCCGGAGGGGGCGGGACGGCTGCACCTGGAGACAAATCCCGTGCCCAAGCAGAGGCTTCGCTAAGCGGACGCAAGCTGCGGCGGATCAGGACCCAGCCCGCGCCAAGCAGCAGCACGGCAAGCGGTACGATCGGCAGCCAGACGTGTTCGTAAAGCTCATCGAGATAGGCCCAGCGAACTAGATGCGCCGGGTCACCGTTCATGACAAAGACCATGCGCAGACCGTCCTGGCGATCCTGGAACTCATGGCCCGCAACGGTGAGCGTATCACCCGGTCGACTGATCCGCGTGATCCAGTCATCCGCGAAAAGATCGATGGCACTTGGCGGGATCAGCCCTGCATTCATTGCGTCAAGCACCTCGCCGCTGCGGTCGATCAGGGCGAAGGCGTAGGACTGGGGGTGCTGCGCATAAAGGCGGCGTACAGAGGCGTCGGGTGGCAGCGCCGCGCCTTCAAGTGCCGCTTCCATCAGTTCGGCCTGATTATTGACAGCCTCCGCCGCAAGCGCCCGGCGGTCCGTACCATAGTAAAGACCGACGCCCACGGCGTTCAGGGCAAAGACCACCACCACAATCAGAACGAAGCGCGTCGCGAGGATGCGCGCCAGGGATCGGGCGCGCCGGTCGTCGCTCATGCCCCGCCCTCGCGCGGGAGCATCCAACCGATGCCGCGCACGGTCACGATGGTCGCGCTACTCCCCGCGGCCGCAAGTGTCCTCCGCAGCCGAGAAACCGAAGCCTCGATCGCGTTGGGGCTCACCTCGTCGTCGAAACCATAGACCGCTTCTTCCAGCACCCGCCGCGCCGCGACCCGCCCCGTGGCGCGCATCAAATGCTCCAGAACCGCAACCTCCCGCCGTCCGAGAGGCACGCCCTTACCAGACACCGTCAAGCTGCGCGCCGCGGTGTCGAGCGCGAGATCGCCGGAGGTCAGAACCGTTCCGGATCGGCCCCCGGGGCGGCGCAGCACGGCACGGCACCGGGCCACC encodes:
- a CDS encoding HAMP domain-containing sensor histidine kinase, whose protein sequence is MSDDRRARSLARILATRFVLIVVVVFALNAVGVGLYYGTDRRALAAEAVNNQAELMEAALEGAALPPDASVRRLYAQHPQSYAFALIDRSGEVLDAMNAGLIPPSAIDLFADDWITRISRPGDTLTVAGHEFQDRQDGLRMVFVMNGDPAHLVRWAYLDELYEHVWLPIVPLAVLLLGAGWVLIRRSLRPLSEASAWARDLSPGAAVPPPPAGRLPAEIADLTDATQRALDRLGKALDAETRRAAEVAHALRTPVAVLTARLDALPPGETADQLRADVTHLSRTVQQVLAAARADGMQVVDADPLDLRVPAETATSALVPFAYEKKIELSLETGAEPVLVYADAEAVDLAVTNLIENAVVHGGAGPVVVTVGPGPVITVRDAGPGLPPQGADRLFETFWRAPDAAPGGTGLGLSIVERLQEAQGGTVEAEDAQGGGALFRLTYRGV
- a CDS encoding response regulator transcription factor, coding for MRVLLIEDHPPLAEAVRDALARAGFAVDHAKTAAEAREMAALAQHDLALLDLGLPDDDGLVLLPTLRRDGQIPVIVLTARDQLSDRLSGLDGGADDYVVKPVEMPELVARCRAVLRRPGGRSGTVLTSGDLALDTAARSLTVSGKGVPLGRREVAVLEHLMRATGRVAARRVLEEAVYGFDDEVSPNAIEASVSRLRRTLAAAGSSATIVTVRGIGWMLPREGGA